A window from Calliopsis andreniformis isolate RMS-2024a chromosome 5, iyCalAndr_principal, whole genome shotgun sequence encodes these proteins:
- the LOC143179580 gene encoding uncharacterized protein LOC143179580 gives MTTRQDLTIQSVANENHIVEARLQTILKEGANAFMDFKWLQPELPTFFDEKKFLLGQRLFYNNAFSMMVAKLCGLLSLLSIPPIKDVLKFTGQSGTTCAAFRRYASTILHTWVWYERKPGIEKEFLESLKIVRKKHCVAFLRTSQAGLHRVSQLDMALTQFGFMGFTLLSGDYLGVNTTYEELEGLIHFWHVVGSMLGMEEKYNICTGSVEETRALCRRLLDEMFLPSLAKSNEDFEEMSRILLESLWPVNPFLEHKAFVTFTYTLASVSAANNNHPLKIDTSTLSWYSTCILNFQIFVHQYLLSSTYWWSSFFRLFLNAIMRLAIYLTENLPFLAYWTYGVKNSHVKIYKYRVL, from the exons ATGACAACGAGACAAGACTTAACAATCCAAAGTGTTGCCAACGAAAATC ATATTGTAGAAGCCAGGCTTCAGACGATCCTGAAAGAAGGAGCGAACGCCTTTATGGACTTCAAGTGGTTGCAACCAGAACTACCGACTTTCTTCGACGAGAAAAAGTTTCTTCTCGGTCAGCGGCTGTTTTATAATAACGCTTTCTCCATGATGGTCGCCAAACTCTGCGGATTGTTGTCATTATTGTCGATACCGCCGATTAAAGATGTTCTGAAGTTCACTGGACAAAGTGGCACAACGTGTGCTGCGTTTCGCAGATACGCTTCGACGATTCTCCACACCTGGGTTTGGTACGAGAGGAAACCTGGTATAGAGAAAGA GTTCCTCGAGTCTCTGAAGATCGTGCGGAAAAAACACTGCGTGGCCTTTCTCAGAACATCGCAGGCTGGTCTTCACAGAGTCTCGCAACtggatatggcgttgactcagTTCGGATTCATGGGATTCACCCTTCTGAGCGGCGACTATCTCGGGGTGAATACCACTTACGAGGAACTCGAGGGGCTGATTCACTTCTGGCATGTTGTTGGCAGCATGCTGGGAATGGAAGAGAA GTATAACATCTGCACAGGAAGTGTCGAGGAGACCCGAGCTCTTTGCAGACGACTTCTGGACGAGATGTTTCTCCCATCACTCGCTAAGAGTAACGAAGATTTCGAAGAAATGAGTCGTATTTTGTTGGAATCACTTTGGCCAGTGAATCCCTTCTTAGAACACAAAGCCTTTGTTACGTTCACTTATACGTTGGCCTCTGTGTCTGCCGCGAACAATAACCACCCACTCAAAATAG aTACGTCAACATTGTCGTGGTACAGCACATGTATattgaactttcaaatattcgtccATCAGTACTTGCTGTCATCCACGTATTggtggtcctcattcttcaggttGTTCTTGAACGCTATCATGCGACTGGCTATTTATCTGACGGAAAATTTGCCATTCTTGGCATACTGGACTTACGGCGTCAAGAATTCTCACgtgaaaatatacaaatatcgTGTTCTCTGA
- the LOC143179307 gene encoding uncharacterized protein LOC143179307 has protein sequence MTEGGATRMKRNGARLFKNPPQPHMCIQDFIQGTAVPCYVNVLSWEKIGMPLKPSQPVPLWGGMRVRPPRTKTEAVVFAVMANPEVLRINGKNAQDPKKRSSLIELLLDFVETVNTGVIFMRQYTILKDRDITGELKEVWNAVQARRDLEQPPPQQETWIDAQPPVPQYPQYQDHQQDYTSQPPQYHSSVAYGRAISNEGTHYDSYGHQSQNPAIPQNDQMYQSGQMVPQQYHGNVPRIAQDRYNYRERGRDNIVQNMPQQNCPAYPAPQYQFQQLPKQMVPQYVNSNVHPSTNLNYGATTNVNLTAPFQPFITYQPRMDNTMHVDMRRMQPQQQPIHISHVQPVPHYEPTTPYNLQTTSLINVLRLGRPHMGVAQKNNASKRQVNSPTHSKQSSCTNCQNKDASDNGTKPKSPVKVLQRELPLNDRQETNNHLLTDNSKIAVEKSSVEETKNLQVTDLDEEVKKNDSDGDMHESSRKLNDTHTLDSASTTTGRDPQNSVENVTPSEEKPQELKNTDIPNGQNSSEQKYPKSKAIVMKGNKHKESTENNRTIRIRFVSDQKNDSPKRSQTTVSIIKSVFKIHPGMSGEETSGKRKTNGQKNKANGENEETQQGYTILKKTESTTQEEVVNELAQISIQDCKEATEVSPVLS, from the exons ATGACAGAAGGTGGCGCAACGAGAATGAAGCGCAATGGCGCTCGTCTCTTCAAAAACCCTCCTCAGCCTCATATGTGTATACAAGACTTTATACAG GGTACTGCAGTTCCGTGCTATGTAAATGTTTTATCTTGGGAGAAAATTGGCATGCCACTAAAGCCATCTCAACCAGTACCACTTTGGGGAGGAATGAGGGTACGGCCACCACGTACAAAaacagaagctgttgtatttgcagtAATGGCTAATCCGGAAGTTCTTAGAATCAATGGCAAAAATGCTCAGGATCCAAAG AAGCGTTCCAGTTTAATAGAACTTTTATTAGACTTTGTAGAAACAGTGAATACAGGAGTGATTTTTATGCGacagtacacaatactgaaaGATCGAGATATTACTGGTGAATTAAAAGAAGTCTGGAACGCAGTACAAGCTAGAAGAGATTTAGAGCAACCTCCTCCGCAACAGGAAACTTGGATAGATGCACAACCACCTGTCCCCCAGTATCCTCAGTATCAAGATCATCAGCAAGACTATACTTCTCAACCTCCACAGTATCATTCAAGTGTAGCATATGGTAGGGCAATAAGTAATGAAGGTACACATTATGACAGCTACGGTCATCAATCTCAGAATCCAGCGATTCCCCAAAACGACCAGATGTACCAATCTGGGCAAATGGTGCCACAACAATATCATGGGAACGTTCCTCGAATCGCACAAGATCGCTATAATTACAGAGAACGTGGTAGAGACAATATAGTACAGAATATGCCTCAACAAAACTGCCCTGCatatccagcgccacaatatcaaTTTCAACAGTTACCTAAGCAAATGGTACCTCAATATGTAAATTCGAACGTACATCCTAGCACGAATCTTAATTACGGCGCAACTACAAACGTGAATTTAACAGCACCTTTTCAACCGTTTATAACTTATCAGCCACGAATGGATAATACAATGCATGTTGATATGCGCAGAATGCAGCCGCAACAACAACCGATACATATAAGTCACGTGCAACCGGTCCCTCATTATGAACCGACGACACCTTATAACTTGCAAACTACTTCGTTAATAAACGTTCTCAGATTAGGTAGACCACACATGGGTGTTGCACAGAAGAACAATGCAAGTAAAAGACAAGTGAACTCGCCTACTCATTCCAAACAGTCTTCTTGTACAAACTGTCAGAATAAAGACGCTTCCGACAATGGCACAAAACCGAAGAGTCCTGTCAAAGTCTTGCAAAGAGAATTGCCGTTGAACGATCGGCAAGAGACGAATAACCATTTACTTACAGATAATAGTAAAATAGCTGTTGAGAAATCTTCCGTTGAGGAAACGAAGAATCTACAAGTGACGGACTTGGATGAGGAAGTTAAGAAAAACGACTCTGACGGCGATATGCATGAATCATCTAGAAAATTAAATGATACTCATACTCTAGATTCTGCATCGACAACGACCGGACGAGATCCACAGAATTCCGTTGAAAACGTGACCCCTTCGGAGGAAAAGCCGCAGGAGTTGAAAAACACGGATATTCCGAACGGTCAGAACTCATCTGAACAAAAATACCCGAAGTCGAAGGCTATTGTTATGAAAGGAAACAAGCACAAAGAAAGTACGGAGAACAACAGAACGATTCGTATTAGATTTGTATCCGATCAAAAGAACGATAGCCCGAAACGTTCTCAGACGACAGTCAGTATTATCAAAAGTGTTTTCAAGATTCATCCGGGTATGTCTGGTGAGGAAACATCAGGTAAACGAAAAACAAATGGACAAAAGAATAAAGCGAACGGCGAGAATGAAGAAACGCAGCAGGGATATACGATATTGAAGAAGACGGAGTCAACTACTCAGGAAGAGGTAGTGAATGAGCTAGCTCAGATATCTATTCAAGACTGCAAAGAGGCGACAGAAGTTAGTCCCGTTCTCTCGTGA